One window of the Rhinoraja longicauda isolate Sanriku21f chromosome 2, sRhiLon1.1, whole genome shotgun sequence genome contains the following:
- the brd9 gene encoding bromodomain-containing protein 9 isoform X7 produces MGKKHKKLKCEWRSYDGFIDKPSEKPLKLVLKVGGSEVTELSGSGHDSSYYDDRSDHERERHKDKKKKKKKKSEKEKHISDEERRRRKEEKKRKREKEHLDSEADADEFDPGKRIEVEPPTDRPVRSCRTKEQAESENTPLQQLLEHFLRQLQRKDPHGFFAFPVTDSIAPGYSMIIKHPMDFSTMKDKILANEYNSITEFKGDFKLMCDNAMTYNRPETVYYKAAKKLLHTGFKMMSKERLLALKRSMTFMQEIDFSQQAALLGDEDVTQEETVAEVTIVPVEATTKKSKKQSKEVISYLYEPEGNACSSTDSTAEEHVLALVEHAADEARDRISRNSANSKIGYLKKDGEGPLLFAVVNQSDPETEEEEVHPVDLSSLTNKLQPGINTMGFKDDRRNKALSVTYLNCVYTAQSIQNNTLFPNLTPEETELLYSTYGEETGVQCALSLQEFVKDCGSSTKKMVDDLLNQITAGEHSKAVYHLSQKRNIEQKISKDTKMNFDEVQAPAIFIKEEPKMQPVCPEISKPIMGALIT; encoded by the exons GTTTTATTGATAAGCCCTCTGAAAAGCCACTTAAGCTAGTGCTGAAAGTGGGAGGGAGCGAAGTAACTGAGCTTTCTGGCTCTGGCCATGATTCCAGTTATTATGATGACCGATCTGATCATGAGCGGGAACGGCATAAAGAcaagaaaaagaagaagaaaaagaagtcTGAGAAAGAAAAACATATTTCGGATGAAGAGCGAAGAAGAAGAAAG GAAGAGAAGAAGCGAAAACGTGAAAAAGAGCACTTAGATAGTGAAGCTGATGCTGATGAGTTTGACCCTGGCAAAAGGATTGAAGTTGAGCCCCCAACAGATCGACCGGTCCGGTCGTGCAGAACTAAAGAACAAG CTGAAAGTGAGAATACACCTCTGCAGCAATTATTGGAACATTTTTTACGCCAGTTACAAAG GAAAGATCCCCATGGATTTTTTGCATTTCCTGTTACGGATAGTATCGCACCTGGTTATTCTATGATCATAAAACATCCGATGGATTTCAGCACCATGAAGGATAAAATTCTAGCAAATGAATACAACTCCATTACGGAATTCAAG GGTGATTTCAAGTTGATGTGTGATAATGCAATGACTTACAACCGACCTGAAACAGTGTACTACAAAGCAGCAAAGAAGTTGCTTCACACAGGATTTAAGATGATGAGCAAA GAGCGTCTGTTAGCTTTGAAGCGCAGCATGACATTCATGCAGGAGATCGATTTTTCTCAGCAGGCAGCACTCTTAGGCGATGAAGATGTAACACAAGAGGAAACTGTTGCAGAAGTCACTATAGTACCTGTCGAAGCAACAACCAAAAAATCCAAGAAACAAAGTAAAGAGGTCATAAG CTACCTCTACGAGCCAGAAGGGAATGCATGCAGTTCAACGGACAGCACAGCTGAGGAACATGTCTTAGCTTTGGTGGAACATGCAGCGGATGAAGCCCGAGATCGAATCAGCAGAAATTCTGCTAATTCAAAG attggcTACCTCAAAAAGGATGGTGAAGGTCCTTTGCTCTTTGCTGTTGTAAACCAATCTGACCCAGAGACAGAAG AGGAAGAGGTTCACCCAGTGGATCTGAGTTCCCTTACCAACAAACTCCAACCAGGTATCAATACAATGGGTTTTAAGGATGATAGGAGAAATAAAGCTTTATCAG TTACTTATCTCAACTGTGTGTACACTGCACAGTCCATCCAAAACAACACCCTCTTCCCAAATCTTACTCCAGAAGAGACAGAACTGCTATATTCTACATATGGAGAAGAGACTGGGGTGCAGTGTGCCTTAAG CTTGCAAGAGTTTGTTAAAGATTGTGGAAGCTCCACAAAGAAAATGGTTGATGATTTGTTGAATCAGATCACAGCAGGGGAACATTCCAAAGCTGTCTACCACTTGTCACAA AAAAGAaatattgagcaaaaaataaGTAAAGATACCAAAATGAATTTCGATGAAGTGCAG GCCCCTGCAATTTTTATAAAAGAGGAACCCAAGATGCAACCTGTTTGTCCAGAGATATCTAAACCGATAATG